The Pectobacterium parmentieri genome segment TGAACAGTCAGACGGACTGACCCACGCTCAGATTCGCGAGATTGACGCCGAGCAGCTTCCCGCCGGGGATGTGACTGTTGATATCAGTTGGTCCAGCATTAATTATAAAGATGCGCTTGCCATTACGGGCAAAGGCAAAATTATTCGTAACTTCCCAATGGTTCCAGGGATCGATTTTGTCGGGACCGTGCGCCACAGCGACAGCGATCGGTTTACTGTCGGTCAGCCCGTCATCCTGACCGGTTGGGGAGTGGGTGAAAACCATTGGGGCGGCCTGGCACAACAGGCACGCGTGAAGAGCGATTGGCTGGTGCCGCTCCCCACGTCGCTGGATGCACGTAACGCCATGATCCTTGGTACGGCAGGCTTTACCGCGATGCTGTGCGTAATGGCACTGGAAGACGGCGGCGTGACGCCGGAAAGCGGCGACATTATTGTGACGGGTGCCAGCGGCGGCGTCGGCAGCACGGCAGTCGCTCTGCTTGCAGAGCTAGGCTATCAGGTTACCGCCGTCAGCGGCCGTGCTGACAATACGGATTATCTGAAAAAGCTGGGTGCCAAACAGGTACTGGATCGCAGCGAATTCAGCGGAAGTCCTCGCCCGTTGGAGAAACAACGTTGGGCTGGTGCGGTTGATACCGTCGGCGATAACGTGCTGGCGACGCTGTTGGCGCAGATGGATTACAACTCGACGGTCGCCGCGTGCGGTCTGGCTGGCGGTATTGCACTGCCAACGACCGTGATGCCATTTATCTTACGTAATGTTCGCCTGCAAGGTGTGGATTCCGTCATGGCACCGCTGGCTCGCCGCCAGCAAGCGTGGGATCGTCTGGCTACCATCCTGCCGGAGTCGTTTTACCAGCAGGTGACGCAGGAAATCGGGTTGGAAGACGTACCTGCCACTGCCGCCGCGCTACTGGAAAACAAAGTCACTGGCCGCACGCTGGTGAAAATCAGCTAACGCCTTTCGTTGACGCATCAATTTGCAGAACGAAAACGATGATAATGGAATAGAAGAGTAAAGCGTCTTTACGACCTATCCATTATCATCGATCGACGCACTTTAATCAGTAAGCGACTGATAGTTATCAGTTCGAACTATGATGGTGATTCTGACTCTTGTATCATCTACAATGTTAGACCTAACTCACCAACATACTTACCTGTTTTTAACAGGCGCAATATAGTCGTGGCAAGAATTCAATGCAGGGAGAGACGGAGCTTTAATTATGGGAATAGTTGAAAAAGATTTTGTTGGTTGGAGAATGAATAGCTCAAATTTCGACTCCAATTTAAATAAGGTAAAAAGTGCAATTATCCTTATCGAAAATAAACTCATGGTAAAGTTACCAATCGAATTCAATGATTATTTAACATTAACAAATGACGAGGCCATTGCACCTATTAGAAAAAAAGAGTATTGCCTTGCCAAATATGCTCAAGGCGTTAGATCTGTACGCACATCTGTTTTATTCCCATCAGAGCAAGTCATCGAGTATACAAAACTATCCCAAGAGTCCATATACGACGAACGATATTTGTTGCCTACTGGTCTGATAGTTATCGGTTCGAACTATGATGGTGACTCTGATTCTTGTATCATCTACGATGTTAGACCTAATTCGCCAACATATTTACACGTTTTTAACTGGCGATATTATGTTGATAATGTAGTTGTGAGCGAAGGCCTGGGACTGCTTGCTCATTCTTTGAAAGCATTTCTCAGCACACCAACAGCGATAGATGCGTTGTAATTTATGCTAAAGGTATCATCGGTACAGACAGAAGCATATAACTCAGAATCAATACATAGTGGGCATTCAATGTGCCGAAATGGGGATGCTAAATGACAATTGAGAAAACAGACCTTAATAATTGGGATATGGATGAACCTAATTTCATTCCAGATGTGAATAAAATAAATTCATCTATAACATTCATTCAAAATGAGTTGAAAGTAATCATTCCTAATGAAATGCAAGAACTGATGTTTTTGACAAATGATAAACCGATTGGTCCGACAGAGGGTATTGATAGTGTTTTGGTTAAATATAATGATAAAACAATAATTATTAACATAGAAATCACCTATAGCAGTAATTATATCGTCGAATATACAAAGCTGTCCCAAGAATCCATTTATGAAAAACGATTTTTGTTACCAAATGGATTAATTGTTATAGGTTCAAGTTATGATGATGCGGGTTATGCTTGCCTGATTTACGATGTAAGACCTGACTCTGTTACATATAAACATGTATTCCACTGGCGACATTATGTTGATAATTTAATTATGGGCGAAGGATTAGGATTAATTGCTCACTCACTGAAAGAATTTCTAAGCATGCCAACATCAGAAGATGCGTTGTAATTTATACGGGTAGAAGCACGTTTGCCTAAAAATCGAACCGAACCCAGCGCCACTGCGGGGTGAACCGATTATTAATGTGGGAAGCCGGCTGTCACTATCAATGGTATTGCAGTGGTAGACGGCAAAGCGTTATTCAAGAACACCAACTGTGGCATCGGACTGAGCTGTTACACCCTGCAAGAAAGTATTTCATCTCTTCTACCGCAATTCATCTATAACTAAGTGAACGGTAAGCAGTAGAAACGCCACCCTGCATCAACAATAATAACTGGCAGGAGTTCACATGCATAAACATCGCAAACCCACTGAAGCCGACGTTACTCCGGAATCCCTCTTCTATCAGCGTCGGCGCATATTAAAAGCACTGGGTATTTCTGCGGCGGCGCTCGCATTGCCGCTTTCCGCACAGGCCGATCTGCTTGCCTGGTTTAAAGGCAGCGATAAACCCAAAGCCCCGCCGGGTAAACCGCTCACATTTAGCCAACCTGCGGACTGGAAACTCGATCTTCCACTCACGCCGGAAGATAAGGTCACGGGCTATAACAACTTCTATGAATTCGGCTTAGACAAAGCCGATCCGGCAGCCAATGCAGGTGGATTAAAAACCGAAGGCTGGACCATCAAAATCGATGGCGATGTCGCTAAACCTCTCACGCTGGATATTGACGATTTGCTAAAACGCTTTCCGCTGGAAGAGCGGATCTACCGTTTTCGCTGCGTCGAGGCATGGTCGATGGTGATTCCGTGGGTCGGGTTTGAGCTGGCTAAGCTGATTAAATTCGCCGAACCTACCAGTAACGCGCGCTACGTAGCATTTCAGACGCTTTACGACCCAGAACAGATGCCGGGGCAAAAAGATCGCTTCATGGGCGGCGGGTTGGAGTACCCCTATGTAGAAGGGCTGCGGATGGATGAAGCGATGAACCCCTTGGCACTGCTGGCTGTCGGTGTTTATGGCAAGACACTGCCACCGCAGAACGGCGCGCCCATCCGTTTAGTCACGCCGTGGAAATACGGATTCAAGAACATCAAATCCATCGTCCATATCCGGTTTACCCGTGAGCGCCCCCCTTGCACATGGAATCTGGCGGCCTCGGACGAATATGGTTTCTACGCCAACGTTAACCCGCATGTGGATCATCCGCGCTGGTCGCAGGCCACAGAGCGCGTCATCGGTTCAGGTGGCCTGCTTAACGTTGAACGCCAACCCACGCTGCTATTTAACGGCTACGCAGAACAGGTCGCCTCACTGTACCGCGGCCTGAATTTGCGCGACAATTTTTAGCCATAATATCCTACCGGGATAGGAACTCACCTCAGCATGAGACTGACTTTACAACATATTAATCGGCTAAAAGTGCTACTCCATCTGGCAGGTTTTCTGCCGCTGCTGTGGCTGATATTGTCGGTCGATCAGGGGTGGTTCAGTGCCGATCCCGCCAAAGATATCCAGCACTTTACTGGCCGAATGGCGCTAAAGTTGTTGCTGGCGACGCTGTTGGTCACACCGCTGGCGCGCTACGGCAAACAGCCACTATTAATTCGCTGCCGACGTCTTCTCGGGCTATGGTGTTTTTTCTGGGCGACGCTACATCTGGTGAGTTATTCGCTGCTGGAACTGGGCCTGGACCATTTGGCTCTGTTGGGTAAGGAATTGATATCCCGCCCGTATTTAACGCTGGGGATCATAAGCTGGCTGATTTTACTGGCACTGGCGATAACCTCACCGCAAGCCATGATGCGCAAGTTGGGATCTCAATGGCAAAAACTGCATAATTTCGTCTATTTAGTCGCCATCCTTGCACCTATCCACTATCTTTGGTCAGTTAAAACGCTGTCCCCACAGCCCATTTTGTATGCGTTAGCGGCGCTGATATTACTGCTGTTCCGCTATAAGAAATTCCGTCAATGGTGGCGCTAAGCGCGGTGTTAACACAGGAAAAAGCGCTTGCTAACCACCGCAAGATCTACGTCTTCTCACGACCTGGCGCAGGAATATCTCCGCAGATAA includes the following:
- a CDS encoding MDR family oxidoreductase encodes the protein MQALVLEQSDGLTHAQIREIDAEQLPAGDVTVDISWSSINYKDALAITGKGKIIRNFPMVPGIDFVGTVRHSDSDRFTVGQPVILTGWGVGENHWGGLAQQARVKSDWLVPLPTSLDARNAMILGTAGFTAMLCVMALEDGGVTPESGDIIVTGASGGVGSTAVALLAELGYQVTAVSGRADNTDYLKKLGAKQVLDRSEFSGSPRPLEKQRWAGAVDTVGDNVLATLLAQMDYNSTVAACGLAGGIALPTTVMPFILRNVRLQGVDSVMAPLARRQQAWDRLATILPESFYQQVTQEIGLEDVPATAAALLENKVTGRTLVKIS
- a CDS encoding SMI1/KNR4 family protein, which produces MGIVEKDFVGWRMNSSNFDSNLNKVKSAIILIENKLMVKLPIEFNDYLTLTNDEAIAPIRKKEYCLAKYAQGVRSVRTSVLFPSEQVIEYTKLSQESIYDERYLLPTGLIVIGSNYDGDSDSCIIYDVRPNSPTYLHVFNWRYYVDNVVVSEGLGLLAHSLKAFLSTPTAIDAL
- a CDS encoding SMI1/KNR4 family protein; its protein translation is MTIEKTDLNNWDMDEPNFIPDVNKINSSITFIQNELKVIIPNEMQELMFLTNDKPIGPTEGIDSVLVKYNDKTIIINIEITYSSNYIVEYTKLSQESIYEKRFLLPNGLIVIGSSYDDAGYACLIYDVRPDSVTYKHVFHWRHYVDNLIMGEGLGLIAHSLKEFLSMPTSEDAL
- the msrP gene encoding protein-methionine-sulfoxide reductase catalytic subunit MsrP → MHKHRKPTEADVTPESLFYQRRRILKALGISAAALALPLSAQADLLAWFKGSDKPKAPPGKPLTFSQPADWKLDLPLTPEDKVTGYNNFYEFGLDKADPAANAGGLKTEGWTIKIDGDVAKPLTLDIDDLLKRFPLEERIYRFRCVEAWSMVIPWVGFELAKLIKFAEPTSNARYVAFQTLYDPEQMPGQKDRFMGGGLEYPYVEGLRMDEAMNPLALLAVGVYGKTLPPQNGAPIRLVTPWKYGFKNIKSIVHIRFTRERPPCTWNLAASDEYGFYANVNPHVDHPRWSQATERVIGSGGLLNVERQPTLLFNGYAEQVASLYRGLNLRDNF
- the msrQ gene encoding protein-methionine-sulfoxide reductase heme-binding subunit MsrQ, which codes for MRLTLQHINRLKVLLHLAGFLPLLWLILSVDQGWFSADPAKDIQHFTGRMALKLLLATLLVTPLARYGKQPLLIRCRRLLGLWCFFWATLHLVSYSLLELGLDHLALLGKELISRPYLTLGIISWLILLALAITSPQAMMRKLGSQWQKLHNFVYLVAILAPIHYLWSVKTLSPQPILYALAALILLLFRYKKFRQWWR